In one Silene latifolia isolate original U9 population chromosome 10, ASM4854445v1, whole genome shotgun sequence genomic region, the following are encoded:
- the LOC141605798 gene encoding 3-oxoacyl-[acyl-carrier-protein] synthase II, chloroplastic-like isoform X1: MAAYTVASPLCTWLVEAYMCQNGGKERSCYSLSFLRSNKKNGSSSMKFKCNRSSLKFETCDEFYNNEFNLTNLNIDHYNYKWLMSDYGFFSLFGSKYSHVTRRQWRSNRALYSGRLTAMAIDPSMEVRTKKLDTKQKRVVVTGMGVVSPLGHEIDVFYNNLLEGISGINEIEAFDCSTYPTKIAGEIKSFSAEGWVAPKFSKRMDKFMLYILTAGKKALANGGITEDLLNDFDKTKCGVLIGSAMGGMKVFNDSIEALRISYKKINPFCVPFTTTNMGSAMLAMDLGWMGPNYSISTACATSNFCILSAANHIIRGEADLMLCGGSDSTIMPIGLGGFVACRALSQKNSDPKKASRPWDSNRDGFVMGEGAGVLLLEELEHALNRGANIYAEFLGGSFTCDAYHMTEPHPEGVGVTLCIEKALAETGLSKGDINYVNAHATSTPMGDLKEYQALVRCFGDNPELKINSSKSMTGHLLGAAGAVEAIATVEAIRSGWLHPNINLENPDEGVDVNLLVGQKKERYKVRAALSNSFGFGGQNSSIILAPYK, encoded by the exons ATGGCAGCGTACACGGTGGCGTCACCACTGTGCACGTGGCTTGTGGAGGCGTACATGTGTCAAAATGGTGGAAAAGAGAGAAGTTGTTATTCCTTAAGCTTTTTAAGAAGTAACAAGAAAAATGGTTCTTCTTCAATGAAATTTAAATGCAATAGGAGTAGTTTAAAATTTGAGACATGTGATGAATTTTACAATAATGAGTTTAATCTTACTAATCTTAATATTGATCATTATAATTATAAATGGTTAATGAGTGATTATGGTTTTTTCTCATTATTTGGATCCAAATATAGTCACGTCACCAGGAGACAATGGCGGAGTAATCGAGCACTTTATTCAG GTAGATTAACGGCTATGGCAATTGATCCATCAATGGAAGTTAGAACAAAGAAGCTTGACACCAAACAAAAGCGTGTTGTTGTAACGGGAATGGGTGTGGTGAGCCCATTAGGACATGAAATTGATGTCTTTTACAATAATTTGCTTGAGGGTATCAGCGGTATTAATGAGATAGAAGCTTTTGATTGTTCCACTTACCCTACA aaAATTGCCGGAGAAATTAAGTCATTTTCAGCTGAGGGATGGGTTGCGCCTAAATTCTCAAAGAGGATGGACAAGTTCATGTTGTATATACTTACTGCTGGAAAGAAAGCTCTGGCAAATGGTGGGATTACGGAGGATTTGTTGAATGATTTTGATAAAACAAAATGTGGAGTTCTTATTGGATCTGCAATGGGTGGgatgaag GTTTTCAATGATTCAATAGAAGCTCTTCGTATTTCATATAAAAAGATAAACCCGTTTTGCGTACCTTTCACAACAACAAATATGGGATCCGCTATGCTCGCAATGGACTTG GGATGGATGGGCCCAAATTATTCTATCTCAACTGCTTGTGCTACAAGCAACTTCTGTATATTAAGTGCCGCAAACCATATAATTAGAGGTGAAGCT GATTTGATGCTTTGTGGTGGCTCGGACTCAACAATAATGCCGATTG GGTTGGGAGGGTTTGTAGCTTGCAGAGCACTTTCACAGAAGAACAGTGATCCCAAAAAAGCTTCGCGTCCCTGGGATTCT AATCGTGATGGATTTGTTATGGGAGAAGGAGCCGGGGTTCTGCTATTAGAAGAATTAGAACATGCTCTG AATAGAGGTGCAAACATTTATGCTGAATTTTTGGGTGGAAGTTTCACTTGTGATGCATATCACATGACTGAGCCTCACCCAGAAG GGGTCGGAGTTACTCTCTGCATTGAAAAAGCCTTAGCTGAGACTGGTCTTTCTAAGGGAGATATAAACTATGTTAATGCCCATGCAACATCAACACCAATGGGAGATCTAAAGGAGTACCAAGCTTTGGTGCGATGTTTCGGTGATAATCCTGAG TTGAAGATAAACTCCTCAAAATCCATGACTGGTCACCTTCTTGGAGCAGCTGGTGCTGTTGAAGCTATTGCAACAGTGGAG GCAATACGATCAGGATGGTTGCATCCAAATATCAACCTTGAAAATCCAGATGAAGGCGTG GATGTTAACTTGCTGGTTGGCCAAAAGAAAGAAAGATACAAAGTGAGGGCAGCGTTGTCTAATTCATTTGGTTTCGGGGGGCAGAATTCATCAATCATTCTTGCTCCATACAAGTAG
- the LOC141605798 gene encoding 3-oxoacyl-[acyl-carrier-protein] synthase II, chloroplastic-like isoform X2, translating into MAAYTVASPLCTWLVEAYMCQNGGKERSCYSLSFLRSNKKNGSSSMKFKCNRSSLKFETCDEFYNNEFNLTNLNIDHYNYKWLMSDYGFFSLFGSKYSHVTRRQWRSNRALYSGRLTAMAIDPSMEVRTKKLDTKQKRVVVTGMGVVSPLGHEIDVFYNNLLEGISGINEIEAFDCSTYPTKIAGEIKSFSAEGWVAPKFSKRMDKFMLYILTAGKKALANGGITEDLLNDFDKTKCGVLIGSAMGGMKVFNDSIEALRISYKKINPFCVPFTTTNMGSAMLAMDLGWMGPNYSISTACATSNFCILSAANHIIRGEADLMLCGGSDSTIMPIGLGGFVACRALSQKNSDPKKASRPWDSNRDGFVMGEGAGVLLLEELEHALNRGANIYAEFLGGSFTCDAYHMTEPHPEGVGVTLCIEKALAETGLSKGDINYVNAHATSTPMGDLKEYQALVRCFGDNPELKINSSKSMTGHLLGAAGAVEAIATVEAIRSGWLHPNINLENPDEGVFNFRVGSMGHNCVRRMLTCWLAKRKKDTK; encoded by the exons ATGGCAGCGTACACGGTGGCGTCACCACTGTGCACGTGGCTTGTGGAGGCGTACATGTGTCAAAATGGTGGAAAAGAGAGAAGTTGTTATTCCTTAAGCTTTTTAAGAAGTAACAAGAAAAATGGTTCTTCTTCAATGAAATTTAAATGCAATAGGAGTAGTTTAAAATTTGAGACATGTGATGAATTTTACAATAATGAGTTTAATCTTACTAATCTTAATATTGATCATTATAATTATAAATGGTTAATGAGTGATTATGGTTTTTTCTCATTATTTGGATCCAAATATAGTCACGTCACCAGGAGACAATGGCGGAGTAATCGAGCACTTTATTCAG GTAGATTAACGGCTATGGCAATTGATCCATCAATGGAAGTTAGAACAAAGAAGCTTGACACCAAACAAAAGCGTGTTGTTGTAACGGGAATGGGTGTGGTGAGCCCATTAGGACATGAAATTGATGTCTTTTACAATAATTTGCTTGAGGGTATCAGCGGTATTAATGAGATAGAAGCTTTTGATTGTTCCACTTACCCTACA aaAATTGCCGGAGAAATTAAGTCATTTTCAGCTGAGGGATGGGTTGCGCCTAAATTCTCAAAGAGGATGGACAAGTTCATGTTGTATATACTTACTGCTGGAAAGAAAGCTCTGGCAAATGGTGGGATTACGGAGGATTTGTTGAATGATTTTGATAAAACAAAATGTGGAGTTCTTATTGGATCTGCAATGGGTGGgatgaag GTTTTCAATGATTCAATAGAAGCTCTTCGTATTTCATATAAAAAGATAAACCCGTTTTGCGTACCTTTCACAACAACAAATATGGGATCCGCTATGCTCGCAATGGACTTG GGATGGATGGGCCCAAATTATTCTATCTCAACTGCTTGTGCTACAAGCAACTTCTGTATATTAAGTGCCGCAAACCATATAATTAGAGGTGAAGCT GATTTGATGCTTTGTGGTGGCTCGGACTCAACAATAATGCCGATTG GGTTGGGAGGGTTTGTAGCTTGCAGAGCACTTTCACAGAAGAACAGTGATCCCAAAAAAGCTTCGCGTCCCTGGGATTCT AATCGTGATGGATTTGTTATGGGAGAAGGAGCCGGGGTTCTGCTATTAGAAGAATTAGAACATGCTCTG AATAGAGGTGCAAACATTTATGCTGAATTTTTGGGTGGAAGTTTCACTTGTGATGCATATCACATGACTGAGCCTCACCCAGAAG GGGTCGGAGTTACTCTCTGCATTGAAAAAGCCTTAGCTGAGACTGGTCTTTCTAAGGGAGATATAAACTATGTTAATGCCCATGCAACATCAACACCAATGGGAGATCTAAAGGAGTACCAAGCTTTGGTGCGATGTTTCGGTGATAATCCTGAG TTGAAGATAAACTCCTCAAAATCCATGACTGGTCACCTTCTTGGAGCAGCTGGTGCTGTTGAAGCTATTGCAACAGTGGAG GCAATACGATCAGGATGGTTGCATCCAAATATCAACCTTGAAAATCCAGATGAAGGCGTG TTCAATTTTCGGGTGGGAAGCATGGGTCATAATTGTGTAAGAAG GATGTTAACTTGCTGGTTGGCCAAAAGAAAGAAAGATACAAAGTGA